A single region of the Procambarus clarkii isolate CNS0578487 chromosome 81, FALCON_Pclarkii_2.0, whole genome shotgun sequence genome encodes:
- the Pbp49 gene encoding snRNA-activating protein complex subunit 3: MENIHNMKNCGWVTEEPIKLKEYFSEYHTLLDSVCGVPHNEKIDNVTAIRNFCSSLGTEEDSIDTNLLSLQNVEKECSVDLLSVDDELVTQDVFDGPIRHSGRLTNWYAGSFQDGIIPAGAAETLATLEAQTIELHLRNTVRDYARLRNRLLKYFSTVRMVMGDDNSPEPTRGEDNATSECMRDIILNIRVQRPYHKKTHMKKACNRFPTHSQELLLLGSQKLSDLRDALICINDLGVNMDLSADPQFYQMSHLPNNSMEFPSGFFYINGVFYDDTRHPEAKIYSEGVRKWALKSPDIGKLESKCMHETTFMDLEVRLGYPYVYLHQGNCEHIIIFTDVRLHHQHDVQDPARYPLLRGQATKLSVKCFICSLHLANWIVKDESRFPIPNAHVCERCLKMFCYNSQGVKISNIKVYPFIDEFMTQQKKHADNTKFMSKFEKDG, encoded by the exons ATGGAGAATATTCATAACATGAAGAATTGTGGTTGGGTAACAGAAGAGCCAATAAAATTGAAAGAATACTTCAGTGAATATCACACTTTACTGGATAGTGTTTGTGGTGTTCCCCACAATGAGAAG atagacaatgttactgCCATACGCAATTTTTGTTCTTCGCTGGGCACAGAGGAAGACAGTATAGACACCAACCTGCTAAGCCTGCAGAATGTAGAAAAGGAGTGTAG TGTTGATCTGCTTAGTGTTGACGACGAATTGGTAACACAAGATGTATTTGATGGCCCAATTCGACACTCAGGTCGCCTGACTAACTGGTATGCTG GTTCTTTCCAAGATGGAATCATTCCAGCAGGGGCAGCAGAAACCTTGGCAACACTTGAGGCCCAGACTATCGAGCTGCACCTGCGCAACACTGTCAGAGATTATGCTCGGCTGCGCAATAGGTTACTGAAATACTTCTCAACAGTACGAATG GTTATGGGTGATGACAACAGCCCTGAACCAACCCGAGGTGAGGATAACGCCACCAGTGAATGCATGCGAGACATCATATTAAATATTCGTGTTCAGAGACCATATCACAAGAAGACACACATGAAAAAAGCATGCAA CCGATTTCCTACACACAGTCAAGAGTTGCTACTTCTCGGTTCACAGAAACTAAGTGACTTGCGGGATGCCCTCATTTGCATCAATGATCTTGGAGTTAACATGGATTTATCTGCAGATCCTCAGTTTTATCAGATGTCTCACTTACCCAACAACTCT ATGGAGTTTCCATCTGGGTTTTTCTATATCAATGGAGTCTTTTATGATGATACAAGACATCCAGAGGCAAAAATTTATAGTGAAGGCGTAAGAAAATGGGCACTGAAAAGCCCTGATATTG GTAAATTAGAGTCCAAGTGCATGCATGAAACTACATTTATGGATCTGGAAGTGCGTTTAGGATATCCATATGTATATTTGCATCAGGGAAATTGTGAACACATCATCATCTTCACTGATGTAAG GTTGCACCACCAACATGACGTCCAGGACCCAGCACGATACCCACTGCTACGTGGCCAGGCAACAAAACTCTCCGTCAAGTGCTTCATTTGCTCTCTTCACTTAGCCAA CTGGATAGTGAAGGACGAGTCAAGATTCCCAATACCTAATGCTCATGTGTGTGAACGATGCCTTAAGATGTTCTGCTACAACAGTCAAGGGGTCAAGATTAGTAATATCAAAGTGTATCCTTTCATTGATGAATTTATGACACAACAGAAGAAGCATGCAGATAATACAAAATTTATGAGCAAGTTTGAAAAAGATGGTTAA